The Polynucleobacter sp. MWH-UH35A genomic interval TGCTGTTCATACCAGTCTTGGCCATCGCTGTAGGGGTGCGCGAGTCGATGGCGCTATGGTACCACTTGAGACCGCATTACATAATGGTCAAACAATCGAGATCATTGCTGTTAAACATGGCGGCCCCTCTAGAGACTGGATTAGTCCAGATAAACATTATTTGCGTTCGCAAAGAGCGCGGCAAAGGGTGCGCGCTTGGTTTAATGCGCTCGACGATGAAGAGACTGCTCAGTCTGGAAAAGCGTTAGAGAGCAAGACGGACGCTATCACAGAACTAAAGACTGTCTCCTCTCCGCCTGAAATTGTCTTGCGTAGCGGTAGTCATAAATCAGGGCGGGGTGGTGATGTCTTGGTGGTGGGAGTTGACTCACTACTAACGCAATTAGCACGTTGTTGCCGGCCAGTACCGCCAGATTCAATTGCTGGATTTGTCACTCAAGGCAGGGGTGTCTCGATCCATCGACGTTCTTGTAAAACCTTTAGAGGCCTATTGGAAAGAGCGCCAGAGCGGGTCATTCAAACGGCATGGACCGCCTCGGCAGCAGATCCGATCGCCAGCCAGGAGCAAAAACGCGTATTCCCGGCTGACTTGGTGGTGAGTGGTTTGGACCGTCCTGGGCTCATGCGGGAGCTTTTTGAGATTCTCACAAGACAAGGTGTGCATGTTATCGACCTGCGTAAATCGGTCAAAAAGGGTCTGGCGCAGATACTTCTGACAATTGAAGTAAGGGATTCTGAGGTCTTGCGCTTGGTTCAAAACAGTCTAGAAGAGGTCAAAGGGGTCACCCAAGTACGCCGCCGGTGATAAACTCTAGGGCTGTATAGGCTCGTAGCTCAGCTGGTTAGAGCACCACCTTGACATGGTGGGGGTCGTTGGTTCGAGTCCAATCGAGCCTACCAACGAATAAGACCCAATAGAGGCGCGGATGCCCCAAAGCTACCGCGCTTTCTTTTTGGGAAAGATGTCTGGAATGAAGTTCGGTAAATAAGATGGGGTCGTCATGCTTGTAGTTACTCTACCCGATGGGTCAAAACGTGAGTTTGAGGCCCCAGTTCGCGTTGCTGATGTTGCGCAGAGCATTGGTAGTGGTCTTGCAAAAGCTGCTTTAGGCGGCATTGTGGACGGCAAGATGGTCGATACCAGTTTTGTAATCGATAAAGACAGTCAACTTGCCATCATTACTGATAAGAGTCCAGAGGCGCTAGAAATTGTGCGTCACTCTACTGCGCATTTACTTGCCTATGCCGTAAAAGAATTATTTCCTGAAGCGCAAGTCACTATTGGTCCAGTTGTAGAGAATGGTTTTTACTATGACTTCTCTTATCAACGTCCATTTACGCCTGATGACTTGGTTGCCTTAGAGAAGAAAATGACTGAGCTTGCTAAAAAAGATGAGCCAGTAATTCGAAGCGTGATGCCGCGTGATGAGGCGGTTAAGTTCTTTAAAGATCAAGGCGAGAACTACAAAGCAGAATTAATTGCCAGCATTCCACAAGGTGAAGACGTCTCGCTGTATGCCGAAGGTAAGTTCACGGATTTATGCCGCGGACCTCACGTGCCATCCACTGGAAAGCTGAAGGTATTTAAGTTGATGAAGCTTGCTGGCGCTTACTGGCGTGGTGATAGCAAGAATGAGGTGTTGCAGCGTATCTACGGCACTGCCTGGCTACGCAAGGAAGATCAAGATGCTTACCTACATATGCTTGAAGAGTCTGAGAAGCGTGATCATCGCCGTCTCGGTAAGCAACTCGATTTATTTCACTTCCAAGAAGAAGCTCCCGGATTAATTTTCTGGCATCCAAAAGGTTGGTCGATTTGGCAAGAAGTTGAGCAGTACATGCGTCGCGTGTATCAGCAAGAAGGCTATCAAGAAGTGAAAGCCCCACAAATTTTGGATCGTGGTCTATGGGAAAAATCGGGCCACTGGGAAAATTACAAAGAGAATATGTTTACGACAGAGTCGGAGAATCGTGCGTATGCATTAAAGCCGATGAACTGTCCCGGTCACGTACAAATTTACAACTCTGGTTTGCATAGCTATCGCGAATTGCCATTGCGTTTTGGTGAGTTTGGTCAATGTCATCGCAATGAACCATCTGGTGCCTTGCATGGTTTAATGCGCGTGCGCGGTTTTACGCAAGATGATGGTCATATTTTCTGTACCGAAGACCAAATTCAATCTGAAGTGGCGGCTTTCGATAAAGCAGTGCGTGCGGTGTATCAAGATTTTGGTTTTACCGAGGTGGCTGTGAAGCTCGCTTTACGTCCAGCCAAGCGTGTAGGTGATGACGCTATTTGGGATAAGGCGGAAGAGGCTCTTCGTGGTGCATTAAAGGCTTCTGGTCAGGAATGGGAAGAATTGCCTGGCGAGGGTGCTTTTTACGGTCCGAAGATCGAATATCACCTCAAGGACTCCATTGGACGTACTTGGCAGTGCGGCACGATACAGGTCGATTTCTCCATGCCAGCCCGTTTGGGTGCTGAATATGTGGCTGAGGACAATAGCCGTAAGACGCCAGTGATGCTCCACAGGGCAATTGTGGGCTCTTTAGAGCGTTTTATTGGCATTTTGATCGAAAATCACGCTGGAAATATGCCTGTTTGGCTTGCTCCGACCCAGGCTGTAGTGCTCAATATCTCAGGAAATTCTGCTGCATATGCACAACAAGTGCAGCAATTGCTGAAAAAACAAGGGTTTAGAGTCGAATCGGATTTGCGGAACGAGAAAATTACGTATAAAATACGCGAGCACGCATTACAGAAGATCCCGTTTTTGCTAGTTGTAGGGGATAAAGAATCTGAAAGTAATACGGTGGCCGTTCGTGCCCGTGGCGGAGTGGATTTAGGTGTAATGCCTCTTGATGCCTTCGTTGCCCGACTCCAGCAGGATATTTCCCAGAAAGTCGGACCCGAGCCTAGCTAGGGTTAGAACAGTCTTTATTGTTTTTTTAAAGGAATTAAGAAGATCGCTACTGAAAAATTGCAACGCATTAATCGGGAAATTACTGCTCCTGAAGTGCGTTTGATTGGAATTGATGGTGAACCCATTGGTGTAGTTAAGTTGAGTGAAGCCTTGGCTGCAGCAGAAGAGAAAGAAACCGATTTGGTTGAAATTGCTCCGACAGCTGTTCCACCTGTAGTCCGCATCATGGACTTTGGCAAATTCAAATACCAAGAAGCCAAGCGCCAGCATGAAGCAAAGCTGAAGCAAAAAGTCATTCAGGTGAAGGAAGTGAAATTCCGCCCTGGTACTGATGATGGTGACTACGGTGTGAAGCTACGCAATCTAATCCGCTTTTTAGAAGATGGCGATAAGACAAAGATTACGCTGCGTTTTCGGGGTCGTGAAATGGCACACCAAGAAATTGGAGCAAGAATGTTGGAGCGTTTAAAGGCAGATCTCGTTGAGTATGGCCAAGTTGAACAGTTTCCAAAAATGGAAGGCCGCCAGATGGTGATGGTGTTGGCCCCCATTCGTAAGGCTAAGTAACTAGGTTCTACCTGGTTCTTATGTAGGGAGGCGCCTGAAGTTAATCGCTAAGGGTGCTGGTATTTTGAAGTGCTTCTGGGTACAGGAAGAGTAACCGTCGGTTGCCACCTATGTTGCACAAGTAATTGAAGGGGTGCTTTATGCCCAAGATGAAGAGTAAGAGTAGCGCTAAAAAGCGCTTCACGGTCCGCGCAGGCGGAACGATTAAGCGAGGCCAGGCTTTTAAACGCCATATCCTCACTAAGAAAACCACAAAGAATAAGCGTCACCTCCGTGGTTCCACAGAAGTTGCGAAATCTGACATCAAGTCAATTCGCTCCATGCTTCCATACGCTTAACCTCAGACTAGATTAGGAGAATTCAATGCCAAGAGTCAAACGTGGGGTTACAGCAAGAGCCCGTCATAAAAAAATCACCGATGCTGCTACAGGTTACCGTGGCCGTCGTAAGAACGTATTCCGCATTGCTAAGCAAGCGGTTATGCGTGCTGGTCAATATGCTTATCGTGACCGTCGCAACAAGAAACGTGTATTCCGCGCTTTGTGGATTGCCCGTATCAACGCGGCAGTTCGTCAACATGACATGACCTATAGCGTATTCATGAATGGTATGAAGAAAGCTGCGATCGAACTCGACCGCAAAGTGCTTTCTGATATGGCCATTGCTGACAAAGCGGCTTTTGCTGCTTTGGTTACTCGGATCAAATCCGTAGTAAACGCTGCAGCTTAATCTTAGTTTTCTAAACTAAGCTGCAATGGTTTCTCTCGACCACATTGTCGAGGATGCTAAACGTGATTTCCTCGGAGCTGCCGATGCGGCAGCTCTAGAGGACGCGAAAGCCAAGTATCTCGGTAAGTCAGGTGTTCTCACTGAGCGTTTAAAAGCGCTTGGTGGAATGTCGCCTGAGGAGCGTAAGAGTGCTGGCGCCCAAATTAATCAAATCAAGACCCAAGTAGAAGCTGCATTACAAGAGCGTCGCCAAGCTTTGGCTGATGCAGTATTGATGCAGCGCCTTGCGGCGGAGTCCATTGACGTTTCTTTGCCTGGCCGTGGTCAGGCTGTAGGTAGTTTGCATCCCGTGATGCGTACCTGGGAGCGTGTTGAAGAGATCTTCCGTTCGATTGGTTTTGATGTAGCCGATGGCCCTGAAATTGAAACCGATTGGTTTAATTTCACCGCCTTAAATAGTCCCGAGAATCATCCTGCACGTTCTATGCAGGATACGTTTTATATTAATGGCAAAGACTCCAATGAGAAGCCTTTGTTATTGCGTACGCATACGAGCCCTATTCAAGTTCGTTATGCAAGCGAGCACGTTAAGAAATATGCTAATGCAGACGTAATGCCGCCAATCAAAGTGATTGCACCAGGTAGAACCTATCGTGTGGATAGCGATGCGACCCATTCACCCATGTTCCATCAGGTTGAAGGTTTATGGATTGCTGAGAATGTTTCCTTTGCTGACCTTAAAGGTGTCTATACAGACTTCTTAAGAACCTTCTTTGAGACAAATGAGTTGCAAGTGCGCTTCCGTCCATCCTATTTCCCATTCACTGAGCCATCGGCTGAGATTGATATGGCCTTTGGCAGCGGCAAACTTGCCGGCCGTTGGCTGGAGATATCTGGGGCGGGGCAGGTTCATCCAAATGTATTACGCAATATGGGTATCGACCCAGAGCGCTACACCGGTTTCGCCTTTGGATCTGGTCTAGAGCGCTTAACCATGTTGCGTTACGGTGTAGATGATTTACGCCTCTTCTTCGAAAATGATTTGCGTTTCTTGGCGCAGTTCCCTGCATAACAATTATTTATTACTTCCAAATATTAGATCGCTATGCAATTTTCTGAATCTTGGCTCCGTCAGTATGTGAACCCATCGCTGGATAGTGATGCATTAGGTCATGCAATGACGATGGCTGGTTTAGAGGTTGAAGAACAACATTCAGTTGCGCCCACATTTACCAAGATTGTGGTTGCGCAGATTCTATCTGCCGAGCAGCATCCTGATGCAGATCGTTTGCGTGTCTGCAAAGTAGACGCAGGAACCGGTCAAGAATTGCAAATCGTTTGCGGTGCTCCAAATGCGCGTGCTGGCATTAGGATTCCTTGCGCCATGGTGGGTGCCGAATTGCCTCCAGCGGAAGCGGGCGGCAAGCCTTTCATGATCAAGGTTGGCAAGCTGCGTGGCGTAGAAAGCCAAGGCATGCTGTGTTCAGGTCGCGAGCTTGGTTTGGGTGATGACCATGAAGGCATCTTAGAGCTGCCTGCAGATGCGCCGGTTGGAAAAGATATTCGCGAATATCTTGACTTAGATGATCAAATCTTTGTTATTAAGTTAACTCCTAATAAAGCGGACTGCCTCTCGTTGATAGGCATGGCAAGAGAGGTTTCAGCGATCACTGGCGCTGCGCTCTGCGCACCAAAGTGGACGCCACCTGCAGTATCGATAGAAGACAAACGCAAGGTTACTGTAGAAAGTAAAGAACTCTGTGGACGCTTTGCTGGTCGTGTGATCCGTGGAGTTAACCCGCAAGCAAAAACACCTGATTGGATTGTGAAGCGTTTATCACGTGCAGGTCAAAGAAGTATTTCCGCTTTGGTTGATCTATCCAACTATGTCATGTTAGAAATGGGTCAGCCAACCCATGTATTTGATATAGATAAGTTAAATGGTGATATCACTGTACGTTGGGCTAAAGCGGGCGAAACGCTTGAATTATTAAATGGTCAAACAGTAACTTTGCATGGTCCAGATTCAGCCGGCAAATTGCAAGACGCCGGCGTAGTAGCGGATCAATCTGGTCCAGTAGCTCTTGCCGGCATCATGGGTGGTAATCATTGTGCCGTATCAGATGACACTCAGAATATCTATGTTGAGGCTGCTTATTGGCTGCCTTCAGCTATCCAGGGCCGTGCTCGTCGCTTTAACTTTAGTACCGATGCAGCACATCGCTTTGAGCGTGGCGTAGATCCACAAAATACGGTGAATTGCTTAGAGTATCTCAGCGCATTAATTATTGAGGTTTGCGGTGGTCAAGCAGGCCCAGTAGATGATCAAGTATTGAATGTTCCAGAGCGCAAGCCAGTCAAAATGCGCTTGGCTAGGGCGGAAAAAGTGATCGGCATTCCGCTAACAACGGAGATTGTTGGGGATGTCTTTAAACGCCTCGGTTTTGAATTCAAACAAGAGGGTGACGTATTTATTATTACGCCGCCAAGCTATCGCTTTGATATTGAGATTGAAGAAGATTTAATCGAAGAGGTCGCACGCATGTACGGCTTCGAAAATATTCCAGATCAACCACCAGTAGCATCCTTAAAGATGAGTGCTAAAGCGGAAGCAAAACGTGGTATTCATTTATTGCGTCAACGTTTAGCACTGCAAGGCTATCAAGAGGCCGTGAACTTTGGCTTTACTGATCTTGAAAGCGAACAACGTCTTGCGGGTGCTCAAGAGCAGGGCCTGATTAAGGTGCTTAACCCGATTGCCAATCAGTATGGTGTCATGCGCAGCACACTGTGGGGTGGTTTGTTGGCTAACCTCAAGGCGAATTTAAACCGTGGTGCAGGGCGCGTACGCCTGTTTGAGGCTGGTCGCGTATTTAAACGAGACTCCAATACACAAGAAGAGGCTGGCAAAGTGGCTGGCTTTCATCAGCCGCAAAAAATTGGTGGGTTGGCTTATGGATCATTTGTTCCTGAGCAATGGGCTAATACAACGCGTGCTGTAGATTTCTTTGATGTTAAAGGTGACCTTGAGCGTGTTTTAGATCCGCTACATTTCGTGACAGAATCCGCTCAGCATCCAGCACTACACCCAGGCCGTAGTGCGAAGATATTCTTGATTGCAGGCAAGAATCGCACAGAAGTTGGTTTTATTGGAGAGCTCCATCCTGGTCTGCAACAAGCTTATGAATTGCCACAAGCGCCAGTGTTATTTGAATTAGATTTGGATCCGATTCGTGAGCTGGGTTTACCAGTCCCTGAGGAATTGAGTAAATTTCCAGCGGTGCAGCGTGATTTAGCGTTGGTAGTAAATCAAAGCGTTTCTTCTCAATCGCTATTAGATGCAATGGCTGCTAGCAAGCAAAACTTCGTGCGCAATATTGAGCTCTTTGATGTGTTCAAGCCGAAGGCGGGATCCAGCAGTATGGCTGACGATGAGAAAAGTTTGGCCTTCCGTGTCACCCTGTTAAACCCTAATGAAACATTGCAGGATCCCCAAATTGATGCAGTAATGGCTGCTTTGTTGGGTGCAGTTGAGAAAAAGTGCGCAGCCCGTTTGCGCTAGGTTTAATATTAGGCATAAATCACATAATTAATTAGTTACCAAAGAGACAAGCAATGACTGAATTGATTACTAACGACACCGTTACCAAGAATGAGCTCTCTGAAGCTCTCTTTGATCAGGTTGGGCTAAACAAGCGCGAAGCAAAAGATATGATCGATGCTTTCTTTGACCGCATTGGCCAGTCTCTTGAGACAGGCGTTGAAGTGAAGATTTCAGGCTTTGGTAATTTCCAGTTGCGCAATAAATCGGCTCGTCCTGGCCGAAATCCAAAGACAGGTCAAATGATTCCCATTGCTGCGAGACGCGTTGTCACTTTTCACGCAAGTCAAAAGCTTAAAGATGTAGTGGAGTCACATGCTCGAGAAAACCGAGTTTGATGCTAGCTCAGTACTGCTGAGCTCTCAACTTCCCCCCATACCAGCTAAACGCTATTTCACCATTGGTGAAGTGGCTGACCTTTGTGGTGTGCGTTCGCACGTACTGCGTTATTGGGAGCAGGAGTTTTCTCAGCTCAGCCCGCAGAAGCGCCGTGGTAACCGCCGCTACTATCAACATCATGAGGTAGTGCTGATTCGCAAGATCCGTTCACTGCTATATGAAGAGGGTTTTACGATTAGCGGCGCTCGTAATCGCCTCGAGGAAGCGCGTGGCGATCTCCGTCTGCGCGAAGAGTTGCAGGCAGTCCTGCAGATTCTTTCTAAATAGTTACTGCTACAATTTTGTCTTTCGTCGGGGCGTAGCGCAGCCTGGTAGCGTACATGCATGGGGTGCATGTGGTCGGAGGTTCAAATCCTCTCGCCCCGACCATTAATGTCTTCATCTTTCATCAAAAACATCTCCCATGACAAGTACTGAAAAATCCATCGAATATTTTGGTCTCAAGATTCCTTTTTTGGCGCATTTGGGTGTTGTGCCTGAGTACGCAAAAGATGGTAAGTCTCGCATTAGCCTGGATTTGAAGCCTGAGTATGAGAATAGCTTTGGTATCGCTCATGGCGGCGTCATCATGACTCTCTTAGACTTTGCGATGGGCGCAGCAGCCAGAAGTACAACAGACGTTCCTTTAGGTGCTATGACCATTGATATGTCCGTGAGCTTCTTGCGGCCCAGTGTTGGCAAAATTGTGGTTGAAGGTACCATTTTGAAGCCAGGTAAAACAATTAATTATTGTGAAGCAGTGGTCTTGAATGAGGCGGGGGAGGTTACTGCTAAATCTAGTGGCACGTTTATGCTCCGAAAATCCAGCGCACCTTAATTAAGTATAGTATTTATAAAGATTATGTATTTTATTTAACTTTATAAATAAAACACTATTAGATATAGGTTAATAATCCAATAATATATATTGTCAGGGTCATTAATTTATATATAATCACTCTCTAATGCGGCTTATTTAAGCTGCATATAACTACTTATTATTCGGAGAGTGAAAACAATATGCCTTCTTATAAAGAGCTTTTAGCCCAACGTGAACAGTTGGATAAACAGATTAAAGAAGCAATCGCCCTTGAAAAGGCTGATGGTATTGCCAAAGCAAAGGCGATTATTGAGCAATATGATTTAACTGCATCAGACCTATTTAGCCGTAAAGCAGGCGGAAAGAGTGCTGGCGGCAAGGTAGCCCCTAAATACCGCAATCCATCTACTGGTGAAACATGGACTGGCCGAGGTAAGGCGCCAAAGTGGATAGAGGGTAGGGATCGCAGCAATTATTTGATCTAAGTTACTGTTCTAATTAAGTTT includes:
- the rpmI gene encoding 50S ribosomal protein L35 — translated: MPKMKSKSSAKKRFTVRAGGTIKRGQAFKRHILTKKTTKNKRHLRGSTEVAKSDIKSIRSMLPYA
- a CDS encoding H-NS family nucleoid-associated regulatory protein, which encodes MPSYKELLAQREQLDKQIKEAIALEKADGIAKAKAIIEQYDLTASDLFSRKAGGKSAGGKVAPKYRNPSTGETWTGRGKAPKWIEGRDRSNYLI
- the thrS gene encoding threonine--tRNA ligase, encoding MLVVTLPDGSKREFEAPVRVADVAQSIGSGLAKAALGGIVDGKMVDTSFVIDKDSQLAIITDKSPEALEIVRHSTAHLLAYAVKELFPEAQVTIGPVVENGFYYDFSYQRPFTPDDLVALEKKMTELAKKDEPVIRSVMPRDEAVKFFKDQGENYKAELIASIPQGEDVSLYAEGKFTDLCRGPHVPSTGKLKVFKLMKLAGAYWRGDSKNEVLQRIYGTAWLRKEDQDAYLHMLEESEKRDHRRLGKQLDLFHFQEEAPGLIFWHPKGWSIWQEVEQYMRRVYQQEGYQEVKAPQILDRGLWEKSGHWENYKENMFTTESENRAYALKPMNCPGHVQIYNSGLHSYRELPLRFGEFGQCHRNEPSGALHGLMRVRGFTQDDGHIFCTEDQIQSEVAAFDKAVRAVYQDFGFTEVAVKLALRPAKRVGDDAIWDKAEEALRGALKASGQEWEELPGEGAFYGPKIEYHLKDSIGRTWQCGTIQVDFSMPARLGAEYVAEDNSRKTPVMLHRAIVGSLERFIGILIENHAGNMPVWLAPTQAVVLNISGNSAAYAQQVQQLLKKQGFRVESDLRNEKITYKIREHALQKIPFLLVVGDKESESNTVAVRARGGVDLGVMPLDAFVARLQQDISQKVGPEPS
- a CDS encoding MerR family transcriptional regulator, with product MLEKTEFDASSVLLSSQLPPIPAKRYFTIGEVADLCGVRSHVLRYWEQEFSQLSPQKRRGNRRYYQHHEVVLIRKIRSLLYEEGFTISGARNRLEEARGDLRLREELQAVLQILSK
- a CDS encoding integration host factor subunit alpha, yielding MTELITNDTVTKNELSEALFDQVGLNKREAKDMIDAFFDRIGQSLETGVEVKISGFGNFQLRNKSARPGRNPKTGQMIPIAARRVVTFHASQKLKDVVESHARENRV
- the pheS gene encoding phenylalanine--tRNA ligase subunit alpha, yielding MVSLDHIVEDAKRDFLGAADAAALEDAKAKYLGKSGVLTERLKALGGMSPEERKSAGAQINQIKTQVEAALQERRQALADAVLMQRLAAESIDVSLPGRGQAVGSLHPVMRTWERVEEIFRSIGFDVADGPEIETDWFNFTALNSPENHPARSMQDTFYINGKDSNEKPLLLRTHTSPIQVRYASEHVKKYANADVMPPIKVIAPGRTYRVDSDATHSPMFHQVEGLWIAENVSFADLKGVYTDFLRTFFETNELQVRFRPSYFPFTEPSAEIDMAFGSGKLAGRWLEISGAGQVHPNVLRNMGIDPERYTGFAFGSGLERLTMLRYGVDDLRLFFENDLRFLAQFPA
- a CDS encoding PaaI family thioesterase, coding for MTSTEKSIEYFGLKIPFLAHLGVVPEYAKDGKSRISLDLKPEYENSFGIAHGGVIMTLLDFAMGAAARSTTDVPLGAMTIDMSVSFLRPSVGKIVVEGTILKPGKTINYCEAVVLNEAGEVTAKSSGTFMLRKSSAP
- the pheT gene encoding phenylalanine--tRNA ligase subunit beta encodes the protein MQFSESWLRQYVNPSLDSDALGHAMTMAGLEVEEQHSVAPTFTKIVVAQILSAEQHPDADRLRVCKVDAGTGQELQIVCGAPNARAGIRIPCAMVGAELPPAEAGGKPFMIKVGKLRGVESQGMLCSGRELGLGDDHEGILELPADAPVGKDIREYLDLDDQIFVIKLTPNKADCLSLIGMAREVSAITGAALCAPKWTPPAVSIEDKRKVTVESKELCGRFAGRVIRGVNPQAKTPDWIVKRLSRAGQRSISALVDLSNYVMLEMGQPTHVFDIDKLNGDITVRWAKAGETLELLNGQTVTLHGPDSAGKLQDAGVVADQSGPVALAGIMGGNHCAVSDDTQNIYVEAAYWLPSAIQGRARRFNFSTDAAHRFERGVDPQNTVNCLEYLSALIIEVCGGQAGPVDDQVLNVPERKPVKMRLARAEKVIGIPLTTEIVGDVFKRLGFEFKQEGDVFIITPPSYRFDIEIEEDLIEEVARMYGFENIPDQPPVASLKMSAKAEAKRGIHLLRQRLALQGYQEAVNFGFTDLESEQRLAGAQEQGLIKVLNPIANQYGVMRSTLWGGLLANLKANLNRGAGRVRLFEAGRVFKRDSNTQEEAGKVAGFHQPQKIGGLAYGSFVPEQWANTTRAVDFFDVKGDLERVLDPLHFVTESAQHPALHPGRSAKIFLIAGKNRTEVGFIGELHPGLQQAYELPQAPVLFELDLDPIRELGLPVPEELSKFPAVQRDLALVVNQSVSSQSLLDAMAASKQNFVRNIELFDVFKPKAGSSSMADDEKSLAFRVTLLNPNETLQDPQIDAVMAALLGAVEKKCAARLR
- the infC gene encoding translation initiation factor IF-3, whose translation is MATEKLQRINREITAPEVRLIGIDGEPIGVVKLSEALAAAEEKETDLVEIAPTAVPPVVRIMDFGKFKYQEAKRQHEAKLKQKVIQVKEVKFRPGTDDGDYGVKLRNLIRFLEDGDKTKITLRFRGREMAHQEIGARMLERLKADLVEYGQVEQFPKMEGRQMVMVLAPIRKAK
- the rplT gene encoding 50S ribosomal protein L20, encoding MPRVKRGVTARARHKKITDAATGYRGRRKNVFRIAKQAVMRAGQYAYRDRRNKKRVFRALWIARINAAVRQHDMTYSVFMNGMKKAAIELDRKVLSDMAIADKAAFAALVTRIKSVVNAAA